A single genomic interval of Methylophilales bacterium MBRSF5 harbors:
- a CDS encoding malate:quinone oxidoreductase 1, translated as MQKIVNEIDVALIGGGIMSATLATILHEIDPKLKIHLFEKLPSFGEESSAALNNAGTGHAGNCELNYTPEKNNKINLNKALSVCEMFELSLQLWAYIVKNDKSIAPETFITKSSHASFVWDKKHTEFLEKRFKLISKQPLFKGMTFTKDAQTIKSLFPLLIKGRKNNENISLTNYEYGTDINFGQLTSILIKRLLKNPSFKIHTNEHVTKIKKMNNGYQFQTQLGQVHTKFIFLGAGGNSIKILQNLKLPQAKGYGGFPISGKWLVCDNQAIIKQHKGKVYSQAETGAPPMSVPHLDIRNINGKQSLLFGPFAGFTFKFLKSGSFLDFPSSIKLSNLKEILTVGIKNLNLVSYLVKQALQNHTNRMKHLRKFYPEAKSSDWELISAGQRVQIIKPSDGLFGKLEFGTEIIYDNNKTLAALLGASPGASVSAASMLEIVEKCFLNKNQEYRKKLRVIFPSYGIKLNENPSKLQTLRRSYRKILKLL; from the coding sequence ATGCAAAAAATTGTAAATGAAATTGATGTCGCCTTGATTGGTGGTGGCATAATGAGTGCCACATTGGCAACAATTCTTCATGAAATTGACCCAAAATTAAAAATTCACCTCTTTGAAAAGTTACCTTCTTTTGGCGAAGAGAGTTCTGCCGCCTTAAATAATGCAGGCACAGGTCACGCAGGAAATTGTGAATTAAATTACACACCTGAGAAAAATAATAAAATCAATCTCAATAAAGCCCTTTCAGTCTGTGAAATGTTCGAGCTGTCCTTACAATTGTGGGCTTATATTGTTAAAAACGATAAGAGTATTGCTCCTGAAACCTTTATCACCAAATCTTCACATGCAAGTTTTGTATGGGATAAAAAACATACAGAATTTTTAGAAAAAAGATTTAAGCTAATAAGCAAGCAACCTCTTTTCAAGGGAATGACCTTTACAAAAGATGCACAGACAATTAAATCATTATTTCCTCTTCTCATCAAAGGTCGAAAAAATAATGAGAACATCTCTCTTACAAATTATGAATACGGCACGGATATAAATTTTGGTCAGTTAACATCTATATTAATTAAAAGATTACTGAAAAATCCATCTTTCAAAATACATACCAATGAACACGTAACCAAAATCAAAAAAATGAATAACGGTTACCAATTTCAAACACAATTAGGCCAGGTACATACAAAGTTTATTTTTTTAGGTGCGGGTGGTAATTCAATTAAAATTCTTCAGAACCTCAAATTACCTCAAGCCAAAGGTTATGGTGGTTTTCCAATCAGTGGTAAATGGTTGGTATGTGACAATCAAGCTATCATTAAACAGCATAAGGGTAAGGTGTATAGTCAAGCCGAGACAGGAGCACCTCCGATGTCTGTGCCTCATCTCGATATTCGTAACATCAACGGCAAACAATCATTATTATTTGGTCCATTCGCCGGTTTTACTTTTAAATTTTTAAAATCAGGCTCATTTTTAGATTTTCCCAGCTCCATCAAATTATCAAATTTGAAAGAAATACTAACTGTTGGTATCAAAAATTTAAATCTTGTCTCCTACTTAGTAAAACAGGCTTTACAAAATCATACAAACCGAATGAAACATTTAAGGAAATTCTATCCCGAGGCAAAGTCATCCGACTGGGAATTAATATCTGCCGGACAAAGAGTTCAGATTATCAAACCTTCAGATGGTTTGTTTGGTAAATTAGAATTTGGAACAGAGATTATTTATGATAACAATAAAACTCTGGCTGCCCTATTGGGTGCTTCTCCAGGTGCATCAGTTTCTGCTGCATCAATGTTAGAGATTGTTGAAAAGTGCTTTTTGAATAAGAATCAGGAATATAGGAAAAAATTAAGGGTAATTTTCCCAAGCTATGGAATAAAATTGAATGAAAATCCAAGCAAGCTACAAACACTGAGACGCTCCTACAGAAAAATTCTGAAGCTACTTTAG
- a CDS encoding aspartate aminotransferase (catalyzes the formation of oxalozcetate and L-glutamate from L-aspartate and 2-oxoglutarate) — protein sequence MSDNITLSSAVQRIKESPTLAVTAKASLLKLQGIDIIGLAAGEPDFDTPEFIKQGAIQAINDGKTKYTPVGGIPSLKNAIADKFKNDNGLDYKAEEIVVGVGGKQCIFNLCLSVLDAGDEVVIPAPYWVSYEDIAVLTGAEAKIISTTIKDNFKITAEQLNVALTEKTKLVFLNSPSNPTGSVYTKEELLQLATVLHKYPNVIIASDDIYEHINLNDQDFNNIVMEDPSLKDRSVILNGVSKAYSMTGWRIGYAAGPTKIIKAMTKLQSQSTSNPSSISQAAAETALRGNNECIAEMVKEFKLRHTYVVENINNIDGLSCIPAEGAFYAFPYAQDAIDRLFKANVISKNNDIGFCEYLLDKANVAVVPGSAFGAEGYFRLSFATSMENLVEAISRIKKAVEI from the coding sequence TTGTCCGACAATATTACTTTATCTTCTGCAGTACAACGTATCAAAGAATCCCCTACTCTAGCTGTTACTGCAAAAGCCTCATTATTAAAATTACAGGGAATAGACATTATTGGCTTAGCAGCAGGCGAGCCTGATTTTGATACGCCTGAGTTTATTAAGCAGGGTGCTATCCAAGCTATCAATGATGGTAAAACAAAATATACACCGGTTGGTGGCATACCCTCATTAAAAAATGCCATTGCTGATAAGTTTAAAAATGACAACGGCCTAGATTACAAGGCAGAAGAAATTGTTGTCGGTGTTGGCGGTAAGCAGTGTATTTTTAATTTATGTTTATCTGTTTTAGACGCTGGTGATGAAGTTGTGATTCCTGCACCGTATTGGGTTTCATATGAAGATATCGCTGTCCTCACCGGTGCTGAAGCAAAAATTATTTCAACAACTATTAAAGATAATTTTAAAATTACTGCAGAACAACTAAATGTAGCCCTTACAGAAAAAACAAAGTTAGTTTTTTTAAACTCGCCTTCGAATCCAACAGGGTCTGTTTACACAAAAGAAGAGTTACTTCAACTGGCAACAGTCCTTCATAAATATCCTAATGTGATCATTGCCTCCGACGACATTTATGAACATATTAATTTAAATGATCAAGATTTTAATAATATTGTGATGGAAGATCCTAGTTTAAAAGATAGGTCCGTCATTCTAAATGGAGTATCTAAAGCCTATTCTATGACTGGATGGCGAATCGGTTATGCTGCTGGACCAACAAAAATTATAAAAGCGATGACGAAATTACAATCACAGTCAACTTCTAATCCGTCATCAATATCTCAGGCTGCTGCTGAAACAGCCCTAAGAGGTAACAATGAATGCATAGCAGAAATGGTTAAGGAATTTAAGCTAAGACATACTTATGTTGTTGAAAATATAAACAATATTGACGGATTAAGCTGCATTCCAGCCGAAGGCGCTTTTTATGCATTTCCTTATGCTCAAGATGCGATAGATCGGTTGTTTAAAGCAAATGTGATTTCAAAAAATAACGATATCGGATTCTGTGAATACCTATTAGATAAAGCCAACGTAGCTGTTGTTCCTGGATCAGCTTTTGGTGCTGAAGGTTATTTCAGGTTATCGTTTGCAACCTCTATGGAAAATTTAGTTGAGGCTATTTCGCGAATTAAAAAAGCAGTAGAAATTTAA
- a CDS encoding serine protease has product MKKIILSLILLSTTAVAYDQAALMHAYNSVVMIRGYQENGSLGYGSGVIVGENEIVTNCHVLRGTKKPWVSQGDTTYSIVSVKSNAWHDLCLLEVHNLNRTPIPLGTSVLNKNDEVVGIGHSNGAPVPLTIGGLIIATYPNQNGNLILSSAKFRLGASGSGLFNMNGELVGINTFKTTGYGTYYAVPVEWLKELMAKKEYDEFPIDGKALWEEDEDKKPYYLRIAIPKAKMEWDKVVPLAKEWTKTEPNNTEAWYELGYAYLSMEKYIEAKEAFLKSNQCDKNNIDPLFELAKLFKEDDPNVAYAYYQKLNQINMDKALEIKDLFEK; this is encoded by the coding sequence ATGAAAAAAATAATATTATCTCTCATTCTCTTATCAACAACTGCAGTAGCCTATGATCAAGCTGCATTAATGCATGCTTACAACTCTGTGGTGATGATTAGAGGGTATCAAGAAAATGGTTCACTTGGGTATGGGTCTGGAGTGATTGTTGGGGAAAATGAAATTGTTACTAATTGCCATGTGCTTCGCGGTACGAAAAAGCCTTGGGTATCTCAGGGTGATACCACTTACTCAATTGTTTCGGTTAAATCAAATGCTTGGCATGATCTATGTTTATTGGAGGTTCATAACCTAAATCGAACGCCAATACCATTAGGTACTTCTGTGTTAAATAAAAATGATGAGGTGGTAGGTATCGGGCACTCAAATGGTGCGCCTGTACCATTAACTATCGGCGGGTTAATCATTGCAACATATCCAAATCAAAATGGAAACCTTATTCTTTCCAGCGCTAAATTTCGCCTTGGTGCTAGCGGAAGTGGTCTGTTTAATATGAACGGTGAACTTGTTGGCATTAATACCTTTAAGACTACAGGGTATGGAACCTATTATGCTGTTCCTGTTGAATGGTTAAAAGAGCTTATGGCTAAGAAAGAGTATGATGAGTTTCCAATTGATGGGAAGGCTCTTTGGGAGGAAGATGAAGACAAAAAGCCATACTATTTAAGAATTGCCATACCCAAAGCAAAAATGGAGTGGGATAAAGTCGTACCGTTAGCTAAAGAATGGACTAAAACAGAACCTAACAATACGGAAGCATGGTATGAGCTTGGGTATGCTTATTTGTCTATGGAAAAATATATTGAAGCAAAAGAAGCATTCTTAAAATCGAATCAATGCGACAAGAATAACATTGATCCGTTATTTGAGTTAGCTAAATTGTTTAAAGAAGATGACCCTAATGTAGCGTATGCATATTATCAAAAATTAAATCAAATAAATATGGATAAGGCGCTGGAAATAAAAGATCTTTTTGAGAAATAA
- a CDS encoding excinuclease ABC subunit B encodes MNEVEFKKYPNSPYELALPFEPSGDQPKAIEQLIDGINRNEKFQTLLGVTGSGKTFTIANVIAQTGRPAIVMAPNKTLAAQLYSEFKEFFPNNSVEYFVSYYDYYQPEAYVPARDLFIEKDSSINDHIEQMRLSATKALLERDDSIIIASVSAIYGIGDPVDYQGMVLHIQSGEKILQRNIVQRLVSMQYDRNDFDFARGTFRVRGDVIDIFPAENSETALRISMFDDEVESLTLFDPLTGQLFNKIKRFTVYPSSHYVTPRQTVVNAIEKIKVELHDRVNFYLKEKRLVEAQRIEQRTKFDIEMLNEIGFCKGIENYSRHLSGRGPGEAPPTLIDYLPDNALMFFDESHVTIPQVGGMYKGDRARKENLVDFGFRLPSAMDNRPLKFEEFENLMKQCVFVSATPADYEDKRSKIIVEQVARPTGLVDPAIEVYPADSQVDHLLGEIKKTIEQENRVLVTTLTKRMAEDLTDYLIENGIKVKYLHSDIDTVERVEIIRDLRLKEFDVLVGINLLREGLDIPEVGLVAVLDADKEGFLRSERSLIQTAGRAARNLDGRVIFYANTETKSMKSAIKEMTRRRERQIAYNTENNITPAGVRKKIKDIIEKEIDTESFKINQSERKKYRKYEDLTEPKLIKEISKLEKSMQKFSKNLEFEKAAEIRDEIKFLKIKVYGPNLKDHMS; translated from the coding sequence ATGAATGAAGTCGAGTTTAAAAAATATCCAAACAGTCCATATGAGTTAGCTCTTCCGTTTGAGCCATCAGGAGATCAGCCAAAAGCTATTGAGCAACTGATAGATGGTATTAATCGCAATGAGAAGTTTCAAACATTGCTTGGTGTAACAGGCTCTGGAAAAACATTCACGATTGCAAATGTTATTGCTCAAACAGGAAGGCCTGCCATTGTGATGGCGCCAAATAAAACTTTGGCGGCGCAACTATATTCTGAATTCAAAGAATTTTTTCCAAATAATTCCGTTGAATATTTTGTTTCCTACTACGATTATTACCAACCTGAGGCTTACGTTCCTGCCAGAGACCTTTTTATTGAAAAAGATTCGAGCATTAACGACCACATTGAACAAATGCGTCTCTCTGCAACTAAAGCACTTTTAGAACGCGACGATTCTATTATTATTGCTTCGGTTTCAGCCATTTATGGAATTGGCGACCCAGTTGATTACCAAGGAATGGTGTTGCACATTCAGTCTGGTGAAAAAATCTTGCAAAGAAATATTGTGCAAAGACTTGTCTCGATGCAGTACGATCGAAATGATTTTGATTTTGCAAGAGGAACATTCCGCGTCCGTGGAGATGTTATTGATATATTCCCAGCTGAAAACTCAGAAACTGCGTTACGGATCTCGATGTTTGACGATGAAGTTGAGAGTCTCACTCTATTCGATCCGCTAACTGGCCAACTGTTTAATAAAATCAAAAGATTTACGGTTTACCCATCAAGTCACTATGTCACCCCCCGACAAACCGTAGTGAATGCTATTGAAAAGATTAAAGTAGAGCTCCATGACCGGGTGAATTTTTACCTCAAAGAAAAAAGACTGGTTGAAGCACAGCGTATAGAACAAAGAACAAAATTTGATATTGAGATGTTGAATGAAATTGGTTTTTGTAAGGGGATAGAAAACTATTCAAGGCATTTATCAGGAAGGGGCCCAGGAGAAGCGCCTCCTACATTAATTGATTACCTACCTGACAATGCCTTAATGTTCTTTGATGAAAGCCACGTTACGATCCCTCAGGTGGGGGGGATGTATAAAGGGGACAGGGCGAGAAAAGAAAATCTGGTTGATTTTGGGTTTAGATTGCCGTCCGCCATGGATAATCGTCCATTAAAATTTGAGGAGTTTGAAAACCTTATGAAGCAATGTGTTTTTGTATCGGCAACTCCAGCAGATTATGAAGATAAGCGCTCAAAAATCATCGTGGAACAGGTTGCTCGACCAACCGGCTTGGTGGATCCTGCGATAGAAGTATATCCAGCAGACTCGCAGGTTGATCATCTTTTAGGCGAGATAAAAAAAACCATTGAACAGGAAAACAGGGTGTTGGTCACCACACTCACAAAAAGGATGGCAGAAGATTTAACTGATTATTTAATTGAAAATGGCATTAAGGTGAAATATTTACATTCAGATATTGACACTGTGGAACGTGTCGAGATTATTCGAGATCTTCGCTTAAAAGAATTCGATGTTCTTGTTGGTATTAATCTTCTAAGAGAAGGTCTTGATATCCCTGAGGTTGGATTGGTTGCAGTTTTAGATGCAGATAAAGAAGGTTTTTTGAGGTCTGAGCGCTCTTTAATTCAAACAGCGGGGAGGGCAGCAAGAAATCTAGATGGAAGGGTAATATTTTATGCAAATACTGAAACCAAGAGCATGAAGTCTGCCATCAAGGAAATGACTCGCAGGCGTGAGCGACAAATTGCCTACAATACAGAAAACAATATCACTCCAGCCGGGGTTCGAAAAAAAATTAAAGATATTATTGAAAAAGAAATAGACACAGAATCCTTTAAAATCAATCAAAGTGAACGTAAAAAATATAGAAAATATGAAGATTTAACTGAACCAAAATTGATTAAAGAAATTTCTAAACTTGAAAAAAGTATGCAGAAGTTTTCAAAAAATTTAGAATTTGAAAAAGCAGCTGAGATTAGGGATGAAATAAAGTTTTTAAAAATCAAGGTGTACGGTCCCAATCTTAAAGATCATATGTCATAA
- a CDS encoding 30S ribosomal protein S18: protein MARDMIRRRRYCRFSAEGIKEVDYKDVDLLKDFILENGKIIPARITGTKARYQRQLTTAVKRARFLALLPYTDKH from the coding sequence ATGGCAAGAGATATGATAAGAAGAAGAAGATACTGTCGCTTTTCAGCAGAAGGTATCAAAGAAGTTGATTACAAAGATGTTGATTTGCTGAAAGACTTCATTTTAGAGAATGGTAAGATTATTCCAGCTAGAATTACTGGTACAAAAGCTCGCTACCAAAGACAGTTAACGACAGCTGTAAAGCGTGCTCGATTCCTAGCACTTCTTCCATACACTGACAAACATTAA
- a CDS encoding 50S ribosomal protein L9 yields MQVILLEKIANLGNLGDVVKVKDGYGRNFLIPQGKAKRATESNMAEFEAKKAEFEKQQATLLKSAQDRAKKLDGFTLQVTQKAGVDGKLFGSVTNFDIAEELVKAGHEVTKSEIRMPDGPLKIVGDHKVSIALHADVVVEITISVLGETE; encoded by the coding sequence ATGCAAGTTATATTATTAGAAAAAATTGCTAACTTAGGTAACCTTGGTGATGTGGTTAAAGTCAAAGACGGTTATGGTAGGAACTTTTTAATTCCTCAAGGCAAAGCAAAAAGAGCAACAGAATCTAACATGGCTGAATTTGAGGCTAAAAAAGCCGAGTTTGAAAAACAACAGGCGACTTTACTTAAGTCAGCGCAGGATCGTGCTAAAAAATTAGATGGTTTTACTTTGCAAGTAACTCAAAAGGCAGGCGTGGATGGTAAATTATTTGGGTCTGTAACGAATTTTGACATTGCTGAAGAACTAGTTAAGGCTGGCCATGAAGTTACAAAATCTGAAATTAGAATGCCAGATGGCCCATTGAAAATTGTTGGCGATCACAAAGTATCGATCGCTCTTCATGCCGATGTTGTGGTTGAAATTACGATCTCTGTTCTAGGAGAAACTGAATAA
- a CDS encoding DNA helicase, whose amino-acid sequence MADDSINKLRLPPHSLEAEQSLLGSLLIDNEALDKVADIVSVTDFYRQDHQIIYQHIHRLIERSQPADIVTLGESLESNSELNTVGGLEYLGLLAESTPTAANIRGYAQIIRERSIMRNLVEVGTDIVDNALSPQGRDAQQLLDESESKIFQIAEAGKNDRIGFADIKELLPQVAERIDQLFQRDNPSDVTGIPTGYKDLDMMTSGLQPGDLIIIAGRPSMGKTSLALNMCEYVSVDTGLPTAVFSMEMASTQLVSRLIGSVGKLNQHKMRTGQLDDNDWEKLSYALGQLNEAPIFIDEGSALNPYEVRARARRLHKQCGRLGLIVIDYLQLMGSAGSTENRATEISEISRSLKALAKELNVPVIALSQLNRSVEQRPDKRPVMSDLRESGAIEQDADVIMFIYRDEVYNPETPDKGIAEIILAKQRNGPVGRVKLTFLGEFTKFENYANPVGYEIPE is encoded by the coding sequence ATGGCCGATGATTCAATTAATAAATTAAGACTTCCACCCCATTCACTAGAGGCTGAACAGTCCTTACTAGGAAGCCTGTTGATTGATAATGAAGCGCTGGATAAAGTTGCAGATATAGTCTCTGTTACAGATTTTTATAGACAAGATCATCAAATTATCTACCAACACATCCATCGACTTATTGAAAGATCGCAGCCTGCTGATATTGTCACTCTTGGTGAGTCTCTTGAATCGAATTCAGAATTAAATACAGTTGGTGGCCTTGAGTATTTGGGCCTTCTTGCTGAAAGCACACCTACGGCTGCAAACATTAGAGGATATGCGCAGATTATTAGAGAGCGATCAATCATGCGCAATCTGGTAGAAGTTGGTACGGATATCGTTGATAATGCCTTATCTCCACAAGGAAGAGATGCTCAACAACTCCTAGACGAGTCTGAGTCAAAAATTTTCCAAATCGCTGAGGCTGGTAAAAATGATCGTATCGGTTTTGCTGACATTAAAGAGTTATTACCTCAGGTAGCTGAAAGAATTGACCAGTTATTTCAAAGAGATAATCCATCCGATGTGACTGGAATCCCTACTGGTTATAAGGATCTGGACATGATGACCTCAGGCTTGCAACCGGGCGACTTAATTATCATTGCAGGTCGTCCATCCATGGGTAAAACTTCTCTTGCTTTGAACATGTGTGAATATGTCTCTGTTGACACTGGTTTGCCAACGGCGGTGTTTTCTATGGAAATGGCTTCAACACAACTTGTTTCCAGGTTAATTGGTTCTGTGGGTAAGTTAAATCAACATAAGATGAGAACAGGTCAACTTGATGATAACGATTGGGAGAAATTATCCTATGCCCTTGGTCAATTAAACGAAGCACCAATTTTTATTGATGAAGGTTCCGCCTTAAACCCATATGAAGTTCGAGCTCGAGCCAGAAGACTCCATAAACAGTGCGGCAGATTGGGTCTTATAGTGATTGATTATCTGCAATTAATGGGCTCAGCTGGTTCGACTGAAAATAGAGCTACCGAGATATCTGAAATTTCACGATCCTTAAAAGCATTAGCTAAGGAACTCAACGTCCCAGTTATCGCTTTATCCCAATTGAACCGAAGTGTGGAGCAAAGACCTGACAAGCGACCGGTCATGTCAGATTTAAGAGAATCAGGCGCGATTGAGCAGGATGCAGATGTCATCATGTTTATCTATCGTGATGAAGTTTACAACCCAGAAACGCCGGACAAGGGAATAGCTGAAATTATTTTAGCTAAGCAAAGAAACGGTCCTGTTGGTAGGGTGAAATTAACATTTTTGGGTGAGTTTACGAAATTTGAAAATTATGCCAATCCTGTTGGTTATGAAATTCCAGAATAA
- a CDS encoding alanine racemase (converts L-alanine to D-alanine which is used in cell wall biosynthesis; binds one pyridoxal phosphate per monomer; forms a homodimer) has protein sequence MRPLKALINLDNAKHNLNYVRSLAPSSKIMATLKANAYGHGLTLMAGAFNEADAFSVLTIDDAIELREAGFDKKILLLEGAFDEEDLKIAAAYHFNLVVHNDYQLALIRQLPHDKQIDIHLKINTGMNRLGFSINAINKVYKQLKNDVRINEIVFMSHFANADKTNGTDGQYQAIEKLMNDFNEPFSIANSAALISDNKTHADWVRPGIMLYGATPFDFSQKIPDLKPVMTLRSEVISIQEIKKGQGVGYGEEFIADKDMRIATVACGYADGYPRHAPTGTPVVIDGIKTKTVGRVSMDMLAVDITDLGNVNYGSIVELWGEQLSVDEVANNAKTVGYELLCAISSASRVPIDINYG, from the coding sequence ATGCGTCCCTTAAAAGCTCTAATTAATCTTGATAATGCGAAACATAATTTAAATTATGTAAGATCTCTAGCTCCCTCATCAAAGATTATGGCGACACTCAAAGCTAATGCATACGGACACGGCTTAACTCTTATGGCAGGAGCCTTTAATGAGGCAGATGCTTTTTCTGTACTTACCATTGATGATGCAATTGAGCTCAGAGAAGCTGGGTTTGATAAAAAAATATTGTTGCTAGAAGGTGCTTTTGATGAGGAAGACCTAAAGATTGCTGCGGCTTACCATTTTAATTTGGTGGTCCATAATGACTATCAGTTGGCATTAATTAGACAGCTTCCTCATGACAAGCAGATTGATATTCATTTAAAAATTAATACCGGCATGAATCGACTTGGTTTTTCAATTAATGCCATTAATAAAGTATATAAGCAACTAAAAAATGATGTCCGTATCAATGAAATTGTATTTATGAGTCATTTTGCAAATGCTGATAAAACTAACGGCACTGATGGACAATATCAAGCAATTGAAAAACTTATGAATGACTTCAACGAGCCATTCTCTATTGCAAATTCTGCAGCTCTGATTTCAGACAATAAGACTCATGCAGACTGGGTGAGACCGGGCATTATGTTGTACGGTGCAACTCCATTTGATTTTTCACAAAAGATACCTGACTTAAAACCAGTTATGACTCTTCGTTCAGAGGTCATTTCTATTCAGGAAATCAAAAAAGGACAAGGTGTTGGTTATGGTGAAGAATTTATTGCTGACAAGGATATGAGGATAGCAACCGTGGCTTGTGGATATGCGGATGGTTATCCAAGACATGCGCCGACTGGAACACCTGTGGTGATTGATGGGATAAAAACTAAAACTGTGGGCAGGGTATCTATGGATATGCTTGCGGTTGATATTACTGATCTAGGAAATGTAAATTATGGATCTATAGTTGAGTTATGGGGAGAGCAGTTGAGTGTTGATGAGGTGGCTAATAATGCGAAAACAGTTGGCTATGAACTCTTGTGTGCAATCTCATCAGCATCAAGGGTACCAATTGATATAAATTATGGCTAA
- a CDS encoding DNA repair protein RadA (Sms; stabilizes the strand-invasion intermediate during the DNA repair; involved in recombination of donor DNA and plays an important role in DNA damage repair after exposure to mutagenic agents): MAKSKTLYQCQQCGGHSSKWQGQCPHCFEWNCLEEQAVQTSTSRFKSLNKKSNLININEVEINEIFRHPTNNSELDRVLGGGLVPGGVTLIGGDPGIGKSTLLIQALSSLTKNPNQEITAIYITGEESIEQVAMRARRLDLEVSDLLVLSEINLGNIITVIEKEKPSVVVIDSIQTLFSDELNSAPGSVSQVRECAAQLTRVAKANDVSMIFVGHVTKEGSIAGPRVLEHIVDTVLYFEGESNSSYRLVRSIKNRYGAVNELGIYAMTEKGLKEILNPSAIFLSETSFDQAGSVVTVMQEGTRPILIELQALVDESKQSSPKRLSVGLENNRISMILAVLNKHLGLSCHSHDVFLNAVGGVKISEPGVDLAVLIAIASSLQEKQVHSKTLIFGEVGLGGEVRPVVRGQERIQEAIKLGFKRIILPRKNLPKKTIDDVELIPVDNIKNALNAAIK; encoded by the coding sequence ATGGCTAAATCAAAGACTTTATACCAGTGCCAGCAATGTGGTGGTCATTCGTCAAAGTGGCAAGGCCAATGCCCACATTGTTTTGAGTGGAATTGTCTGGAAGAACAAGCAGTTCAGACATCAACATCACGTTTTAAGTCATTAAATAAAAAATCAAACTTAATTAATATCAATGAAGTAGAAATTAATGAGATATTTAGGCATCCAACCAACAATAGTGAGCTTGATCGAGTCTTAGGAGGAGGTCTTGTCCCTGGAGGTGTGACATTGATTGGTGGGGATCCAGGCATTGGAAAATCTACATTGTTGATTCAGGCTTTATCTTCTCTGACAAAAAATCCAAATCAAGAAATTACTGCAATCTATATAACGGGTGAGGAATCTATTGAACAGGTTGCGATGCGAGCAAGAAGATTAGATTTAGAGGTCTCTGATCTTTTAGTGCTATCGGAAATAAATTTGGGCAATATTATTACCGTCATTGAAAAAGAGAAACCTAGTGTAGTAGTGATTGACTCTATACAAACCCTTTTCTCTGATGAGCTTAACTCAGCTCCAGGATCAGTATCGCAGGTAAGGGAATGCGCTGCGCAATTGACACGGGTAGCTAAAGCAAATGATGTCAGCATGATCTTTGTAGGCCATGTGACTAAAGAAGGCTCTATAGCCGGTCCGCGAGTGCTTGAACATATAGTCGATACAGTCTTATATTTTGAAGGGGAGTCAAACTCCTCTTATCGCTTAGTAAGGTCAATTAAAAATAGATATGGCGCAGTCAATGAATTGGGTATTTATGCGATGACTGAAAAGGGTTTGAAAGAGATCTTAAACCCATCAGCTATATTTTTATCTGAGACCTCTTTTGATCAAGCAGGTTCAGTGGTTACGGTCATGCAAGAGGGAACCAGACCAATTCTAATCGAACTCCAGGCATTAGTTGATGAGTCAAAGCAATCTTCCCCTAAGAGACTATCTGTTGGCTTGGAGAATAATAGAATATCAATGATCTTAGCCGTCTTAAATAAACACCTGGGCTTATCCTGTCATAGCCATGACGTTTTTTTAAATGCGGTAGGTGGGGTTAAGATTTCTGAACCCGGTGTTGACTTGGCTGTGTTGATCGCAATCGCTTCCTCATTGCAAGAAAAACAGGTCCACAGCAAAACCCTTATTTTTGGAGAGGTTGGCTTAGGGGGTGAAGTAAGGCCCGTTGTGCGAGGGCAGGAGCGAATTCAAGAAGCCATAAAATTAGGCTTTAAACGCATCATTTTGCCTAGAAAGAATCTACCTAAAAAGACCATTGATGATGTCGAATTAATCCCTGTTGATAATATCAAAAATGCTTTAAATGCAGCTATAAAATAA